One Bradyrhizobium sp. CCGB12 genomic window carries:
- a CDS encoding HNH endonuclease produces the protein MDFEVGAQYTRTQIQDLLGVPGDRRGGDWATGYTRFDNELFVFCNVDSAGRTGHDYPNRWDGQRLVWSAKNRSNLSQPLMRAISEGSSPTHIFHRSADRLPFTYAGRAWASHMEDTTPVVVHWSFDPPPARAMANELSRDLLCEELITAGFDLAPTGVKTRRATRGLTTLYIKFDSNRSVLVVDPAYEEGVTALMQIPGVQRENRSLFYHNSTMRAFPKRIWSGKAPIPYGVDFGFASQQAFRRFVETLEGMPITPSVESADQMDIDPRTETEAMRAVRLGQQNFRRDLLDVWGARCALTGLAIPELLRASHIKPWCEATSTERLDPDNGLLLAVHIDGLFDRGFISFDENGSILISSRLTDQSLRCFGIGPQLSIAKLSSRHQRYLDHHRKLHGFASSGKSSHS, from the coding sequence ATGGACTTTGAGGTGGGCGCGCAATATACACGGACGCAGATTCAGGACCTTCTTGGCGTGCCCGGAGATCGACGAGGCGGCGATTGGGCCACCGGCTATACGCGATTCGATAACGAACTCTTTGTATTCTGCAACGTCGACTCAGCTGGACGAACCGGCCACGATTACCCGAACCGCTGGGACGGCCAGCGACTCGTCTGGTCCGCCAAAAACCGCTCAAATCTCTCCCAACCCTTGATGCGCGCCATTTCGGAAGGCTCTTCGCCGACGCATATCTTCCATCGATCTGCGGACCGCTTGCCGTTTACTTATGCAGGCCGCGCGTGGGCCAGTCATATGGAAGATACCACGCCGGTCGTCGTGCACTGGTCTTTCGACCCGCCCCCCGCCCGCGCGATGGCCAATGAACTGAGCAGAGATCTGCTCTGTGAAGAGTTGATCACGGCTGGCTTCGACCTCGCTCCAACCGGCGTTAAGACGCGACGCGCAACCCGCGGCCTCACCACGCTCTACATTAAATTCGATAGCAACAGGTCCGTCCTGGTCGTCGACCCAGCTTACGAGGAAGGGGTCACGGCTCTAATGCAGATACCTGGCGTTCAACGAGAAAATCGAAGTTTATTTTATCACAACTCGACTATGCGAGCCTTCCCAAAGCGAATTTGGTCGGGCAAGGCACCGATTCCATATGGCGTCGATTTTGGCTTCGCATCCCAGCAGGCCTTCAGACGCTTCGTTGAGACACTTGAGGGCATGCCCATCACACCTTCAGTCGAGAGCGCGGATCAGATGGACATCGATCCACGGACCGAGACCGAAGCTATGCGCGCCGTGAGGTTGGGTCAGCAAAACTTTCGTCGCGACCTTTTGGACGTCTGGGGCGCCCGGTGCGCGCTGACCGGCCTAGCAATCCCGGAGCTTCTTCGCGCGTCGCATATCAAGCCTTGGTGTGAAGCGACTTCCACCGAACGTCTCGACCCCGACAATGGCCTCCTGCTTGCCGTCCACATCGATGGGCTGTTTGATCGTGGATTCATCTCGTTCGACGAGAACGGATCCATTCTGATTTCAAGCAGATTGACCGACCAAAGCCTTCGCTGTTTCGGAATAGGTCCACAGTTATCGATTGCAAAGCTGAGCTCTCGGCACCAACGCTACCTAGACCATCACCGCAAGCTTCACGGCTTTGCATCTTCTGGCAAATCATCTCACTCTTAG
- a CDS encoding DEAD/DEAH box helicase: MHATFEGWHVVAHKLREIARSDAARFNDGQVATINAISERIAANGLILADEVGMGKTRVAVAVIRAVTEAGGRVAIIVPPGLGFQWGDELSAGGIQDTPSLLRSFDAYLTAWRSDVPVAVKPWFDRSVVLISHAFSNWRLRETSKMERWALFPALYCEWRKQTRGRYPRGYYESEHYPGPQIRAAAQSICSNASAQSDQSRQLLEEICAVMPWPEAMSGAGYGRSEPLRPLLEKAVGLGLGLFDLVILDEAHKSRHDDSVLSRQLNSIVQKSRTARVLAMTATPVELDTSQWCQILQRIAVEPSAMEQIENSIKSYADAVKRVRFVWKTSEDARAAYQKAARTFETALKPYLLRRDKREDSAVMAFKKAAGGEVDLYRSEKEIRVRVDDLNVSWKKVVCAAEALSFVATGAATPFSKRLRLTIGTGHGIGNVVDSLHRIETDSPQNAEDQATTEHLNEYGQDTRVSEDRAQWWLNVLKAAAPGGEGGLFQHPAILAAVSAIEAYTDAGEKVLVFGRYTKPLRALTELLNAREMLRCLSTGKLWPQSKVVSGSERDEWAAIRVAHAQMACAFGVDEVDMMLDAQYRKLETRREFLRGSLFQAVDESRFPMTDDEARLFERAKNAPDVTKALIARAVDELIDGSTEPDLGQCAEAFIEFLRALRDRDEGDHNGDGILDEEEIDALWRDIEARIHDEYRAQSGTFASLMHGETKLTTRRTLQLAFNRPSSYRRVLVAQSMVGREGLNLHQACRSIVLLHAEWNPGVVEQQIGRIDRVGSHWSKQLAQALKDGDMPLPQIEVRPVIFEGTYDEHHWTVLQQRWDDLRAQLHGVVVPQRQRKTDDPAESSIIKELDRSGPNFSPTILRYP, translated from the coding sequence ATGCATGCGACCTTCGAGGGCTGGCATGTTGTCGCGCACAAGCTGAGAGAGATCGCGAGAAGCGACGCTGCTCGCTTTAATGACGGTCAGGTGGCAACCATCAATGCTATCAGCGAACGCATCGCCGCGAACGGACTTATTCTTGCCGATGAGGTCGGGATGGGAAAGACGCGTGTCGCCGTTGCGGTCATTCGCGCTGTCACCGAGGCCGGCGGCCGTGTCGCCATCATCGTCCCGCCAGGACTGGGATTCCAGTGGGGTGATGAGCTATCCGCTGGTGGGATCCAGGACACGCCATCGCTTCTTCGAAGTTTCGATGCCTATTTGACCGCATGGCGCTCGGACGTTCCAGTTGCCGTCAAACCTTGGTTCGATCGCAGCGTAGTGCTCATCTCTCACGCATTCTCCAATTGGCGTTTGCGCGAGACGAGCAAAATGGAAAGGTGGGCCCTTTTCCCTGCGCTTTACTGCGAATGGAGAAAGCAAACGCGCGGCAGATATCCGCGCGGCTATTATGAAAGTGAGCACTATCCCGGTCCGCAGATTCGCGCAGCGGCGCAGAGCATTTGCAGTAACGCATCTGCTCAAAGTGACCAATCGCGTCAGCTGCTTGAAGAAATATGCGCGGTAATGCCTTGGCCCGAGGCCATGTCAGGCGCAGGGTACGGCAGGTCTGAGCCGTTGAGACCGCTTCTCGAAAAAGCGGTTGGGCTTGGGCTTGGACTGTTCGATTTGGTCATCCTCGATGAGGCCCATAAGAGCCGGCATGATGATAGTGTTCTCTCAAGGCAGTTGAACAGTATCGTCCAGAAGTCCAGAACAGCAAGAGTTCTTGCGATGACGGCGACACCAGTCGAACTCGACACGAGCCAATGGTGTCAAATATTACAACGAATCGCAGTTGAACCGTCCGCGATGGAGCAGATTGAGAACAGCATCAAGTCATATGCAGATGCAGTTAAGCGCGTACGCTTTGTCTGGAAGACGAGCGAAGACGCGCGAGCTGCCTACCAAAAGGCCGCTCGCACATTTGAGACGGCCCTGAAGCCATACTTACTTAGGCGGGATAAGCGAGAAGACTCCGCAGTAATGGCGTTCAAGAAGGCTGCCGGGGGGGAAGTTGATCTCTATCGATCCGAAAAGGAGATCAGAGTGCGCGTCGATGATCTCAATGTCAGTTGGAAGAAAGTAGTGTGCGCAGCCGAGGCGCTTTCTTTCGTTGCCACCGGGGCCGCGACGCCATTTTCGAAGCGCTTACGCCTCACGATAGGGACTGGTCACGGCATTGGAAACGTCGTGGATTCGTTGCATCGAATCGAAACTGACTCGCCGCAGAATGCCGAAGATCAAGCCACGACGGAGCACCTCAACGAATACGGTCAAGACACGCGAGTATCAGAAGATAGGGCGCAGTGGTGGCTCAATGTGCTCAAAGCCGCTGCTCCAGGCGGTGAAGGCGGCTTATTTCAGCATCCGGCCATTTTGGCGGCGGTTTCTGCTATTGAAGCCTACACCGACGCAGGCGAAAAAGTGCTTGTTTTTGGCCGATACACGAAACCACTGCGCGCTCTCACCGAGCTGTTGAATGCGAGAGAGATGTTGCGCTGTCTAAGTACTGGAAAGCTATGGCCCCAGTCCAAGGTGGTGAGCGGCTCGGAGCGTGACGAATGGGCTGCGATAAGGGTGGCGCATGCGCAGATGGCGTGCGCGTTCGGCGTCGACGAGGTCGATATGATGCTCGACGCTCAATACCGAAAACTGGAAACACGCCGAGAGTTTCTGCGGGGTTCTTTGTTTCAAGCCGTGGACGAGAGCCGCTTTCCAATGACAGACGATGAAGCGCGGCTGTTCGAGCGAGCGAAGAACGCGCCCGATGTAACAAAGGCGCTTATCGCAAGGGCGGTCGACGAACTTATCGACGGATCCACTGAGCCGGATCTAGGGCAATGCGCGGAAGCGTTTATCGAATTCCTGAGGGCTCTCCGCGACCGAGATGAGGGAGATCACAATGGAGATGGAATTCTCGATGAGGAGGAGATCGATGCCTTGTGGCGCGATATCGAAGCGAGAATCCACGATGAGTACCGCGCTCAAAGTGGGACATTCGCAAGCTTGATGCATGGCGAAACAAAGCTGACAACCAGGCGAACGCTTCAACTGGCTTTTAATCGGCCGAGTAGCTATCGCCGCGTGCTTGTCGCCCAATCGATGGTCGGCCGGGAAGGCCTCAATTTGCATCAGGCCTGTCGATCGATTGTCTTGCTGCACGCCGAATGGAACCCGGGAGTCGTCGAGCAGCAGATCGGGAGGATTGATCGCGTTGGTAGCCACTGGTCAAAGCAACTTGCTCAAGCACTGAAAGACGGCGACATGCCTTTGCCGCAGATCGAGGTGCGGCCTGTCATTTTCGAGGGGACGTATGACGAGCATCACTGGACTGTGTTGCAGCAACGATGGGATGATTTGCGAGCTCAGTTGCATGGGGTTGTGGTCCCTCAACGGCAGCGAAAGACAGACGATCCTGCCGAGAGTAGTATTATTAAGGAGCTGGACCGATCGGGACCAAATTTCTCACCTACGATCTTGCGTTACCCGTGA